A genomic region of Pseudomonas migulae contains the following coding sequences:
- the panB gene encoding 3-methyl-2-oxobutanoate hydroxymethyltransferase, translating into MPAITLTTLQGLKQKGEKITMLTCYDATFAHACNEAGVEVLLVGDSLGMVLQGHDSTLPVTTAEMAYHVASVKRGNTDALILADLPFMAYATTEQAMVNSALLMQAGAHMVKVEGALWLADSIRLLAERGIPVCAHMGLTPQSVNILGGYKVQGRNENQARQMRADAISLEQAGAAMLLLECVPSELAEEITQAVKIPVIGIGAGSGTDGQVLVLHDMLGLSITGRVPKFVKNFMAGQQNIQAALGAYVTEVKAATFPGIEHGFSA; encoded by the coding sequence ATGCCAGCCATCACCCTGACCACTCTGCAAGGTCTCAAGCAAAAAGGTGAAAAAATCACCATGCTGACCTGCTATGACGCGACCTTCGCCCACGCCTGCAATGAGGCTGGCGTCGAAGTGCTGCTGGTGGGCGACTCCCTCGGCATGGTGTTGCAAGGTCACGACAGCACCCTGCCGGTGACCACTGCCGAGATGGCTTACCACGTCGCGTCCGTGAAACGCGGTAACACCGACGCGCTGATCCTCGCCGACCTGCCCTTCATGGCCTACGCCACCACCGAACAAGCCATGGTCAACAGCGCGCTGTTGATGCAGGCCGGTGCGCACATGGTCAAGGTTGAAGGCGCATTGTGGCTGGCGGACTCGATCCGTCTGCTGGCCGAGCGCGGCATCCCGGTGTGCGCACACATGGGGCTGACACCGCAGTCGGTGAATATCCTCGGCGGTTACAAAGTCCAGGGTCGCAATGAAAACCAGGCGCGGCAGATGCGCGCCGATGCGATCTCCCTCGAACAGGCGGGCGCAGCGATGCTGTTGCTCGAGTGCGTGCCGAGCGAACTGGCCGAAGAAATCACCCAGGCCGTGAAGATCCCGGTGATCGGTATCGGCGCCGGCAGTGGCACCGACGGCCAGGTGCTGGTGCTGCACGACATGCTCGGTCTGTCGATCACAGGCCGGGTGCCCAAGTTCGTGAAGAACTTCATGGCCGGACAACAAAACATTCAAGCGGCACTTGGCGCTTACGTCACTGAAGTCAAAGCAGCCACTTTTCCTGGTATCGAACACGGATTCTCTGCATGA
- the panC gene encoding pantoate--beta-alanine ligase gives MNTVKTVRELRAAVARARSEGKRIAFVPTMGNLHSGHIALITKASQRADFVVASIFVNPLQFGAGEDLDKYPRTLAADQEQLFQAGCHLLFAPTVEEMYPDGMAGQTRVSVPQLSEGLCGASRPGHFEGVATVVSKLFNMVQPDLAIFGQKDFQQLAVIRALVHDLNMPIQIIGEPTVRAADGLALSSRNGFLSEEQRAVAPVVYCTLSSIAEAIKQGDRDYPALIAAQQQQLEAAGLRTDYLEIRHALTLRQATAEDRDLVILVAAFLGTTRLIDNLHLNLDAPA, from the coding sequence ATGAACACCGTAAAAACCGTACGCGAACTGCGGGCCGCGGTGGCCCGTGCCCGCAGCGAAGGCAAGCGTATTGCCTTCGTGCCGACCATGGGCAACCTGCACAGCGGCCACATCGCACTGATTACCAAAGCCAGCCAACGGGCGGATTTCGTGGTCGCGAGCATTTTCGTCAACCCGCTGCAATTCGGTGCCGGCGAAGACCTCGACAAGTACCCCCGCACCCTCGCGGCAGACCAGGAACAACTGTTCCAGGCCGGTTGCCACTTGCTGTTCGCCCCGACCGTCGAAGAAATGTACCCCGACGGCATGGCTGGCCAGACTCGCGTCAGCGTTCCACAACTGTCCGAAGGACTGTGCGGCGCCAGCCGTCCGGGGCATTTCGAAGGTGTGGCGACGGTGGTCAGCAAGCTGTTCAACATGGTCCAGCCGGATCTGGCGATCTTTGGCCAGAAAGACTTCCAGCAACTGGCCGTGATCCGCGCGCTGGTGCATGACCTGAACATGCCGATCCAGATCATCGGCGAGCCGACGGTCCGTGCGGCCGACGGTCTGGCGCTGTCATCGCGCAATGGGTTCCTCAGTGAAGAACAGCGGGCGGTTGCGCCGGTGGTGTATTGCACGCTGTCCTCGATTGCCGAAGCCATCAAACAAGGTGATCGCGATTATCCAGCGCTGATCGCGGCACAACAGCAGCAACTCGAAGCCGCGGGCCTGCGTACCGACTACCTGGAAATCCGTCATGCGCTGACCTTGCGTCAGGCAACGGCGGAAGATCGGGACCTGGTGATTCTGGTGGCGGCGTTCCTCGGCACCACGCGGTTGATCGACAACCTGCACCTGAACCTCGACGCGCCCGCCTAA
- the panD gene encoding aspartate 1-decarboxylase, producing MHAIMLKAKLHRAEVTHAVLDYEGSCAIDGDWLDLSGIREYEQIQIYNVDNGERFTTYAIRGEAGSRMISVNGAAAHKAKVGDRVIICAYAHYSEAELLNFKPRMLYMAPGNELSHTSNAIPVQVA from the coding sequence ATGCACGCCATCATGCTCAAGGCCAAGCTGCATCGCGCCGAAGTCACCCACGCAGTGCTCGATTACGAAGGTTCCTGCGCCATCGACGGCGATTGGCTGGACCTGTCCGGCATCCGTGAATACGAACAGATCCAGATCTACAACGTCGACAACGGCGAACGCTTCACCACCTACGCGATTCGTGGCGAAGCCGGCTCGCGCATGATTTCGGTCAACGGTGCCGCGGCGCATAAGGCCAAGGTTGGCGACCGTGTGATCATCTGCGCTTACGCTCACTACAGTGAAGCCGAGCTGCTCAACTTCAAGCCGCGCATGCTCTACATGGCGCCGGGTAACGAGTTGAGCCACACCAGCAATGCCATTCCGGTTCAGGTCGCCTGA
- the pgi gene encoding glucose-6-phosphate isomerase, with protein MAYYRTPHDVTALPAWQALNDHRQAMQDFSMREAFNADPQRFTQFTLSSCGLFLDYSKNLINTETRDLLVGLANEVDLQGAIKALFDGEIVNSSEGRPALHTALRRPVGEKLSVNGVNVMPEVHKVLNKITDLVGRIHDGLWRGYTEKPITDVVNIGIGGSFLGPELVSEALLSYAQKGVRCHYLANIDGTELHELTMKLRAETTLFIVSSKSFNTLETLKNAQAARAWYLAQGGSEAELYRHFIAVSSNNAAAVAFGIREENIFPMWDWVGGRYSLWSAIGLPIALAIGMSNFKELLSGAYTMDQHFQSAPFEQNMPVLLALLGVWYGNFWGAQSHAILPYDHYLRNITKHLQQLDMESNGKSVRQDGTPVSTDTGPVIWGGVGCNGQHAYHQLLHQGTQLIPADFIVPIVSFNPVSDHHQWLYANCLSQSQALMLGKTRAEAEAELRDKGMAEADVQKLAPHKVIPGNRPSNTLVVERISPRRLGALVAMYEHKVFVQSVVWGINAFDQWGVELGKELGKGVYNRLVGSEETPADDASTQGLINYFRGRHRG; from the coding sequence ATGGCGTACTACCGCACTCCTCACGACGTGACCGCTCTGCCCGCCTGGCAAGCGTTGAATGACCACCGCCAAGCCATGCAGGATTTCAGCATGCGCGAAGCCTTTAATGCCGACCCGCAGCGCTTTACTCAATTCACCCTCAGCAGCTGCGGTCTGTTTCTCGACTATTCGAAGAACCTGATCAACACCGAGACCCGCGATCTGCTGGTAGGCCTGGCTAACGAAGTCGACCTTCAGGGCGCGATCAAAGCGCTGTTCGACGGCGAGATCGTCAACTCTTCCGAAGGTCGCCCGGCCCTGCACACCGCGCTGCGCCGCCCGGTTGGCGAGAAGTTGTCGGTCAACGGCGTCAACGTGATGCCCGAAGTACACAAGGTGTTGAACAAGATCACCGACCTCGTGGGCCGGATCCACGACGGTCTGTGGCGCGGTTACACCGAGAAGCCGATCACCGACGTGGTGAACATCGGCATCGGTGGCTCGTTCCTCGGCCCGGAGCTGGTCTCCGAAGCGCTGTTGTCCTACGCCCAGAAAGGCGTGCGCTGCCATTACCTGGCGAACATCGACGGCACTGAGCTCCATGAACTGACCATGAAGCTGCGCGCCGAGACCACGCTGTTCATCGTTTCGTCGAAATCCTTCAACACCCTCGAAACCCTGAAGAATGCCCAGGCCGCTCGCGCCTGGTACCTGGCTCAGGGCGGTTCGGAAGCCGAGTTGTACCGTCACTTCATCGCCGTCTCCAGCAACAACGCGGCGGCCGTGGCGTTCGGTATCCGCGAAGAAAACATCTTCCCGATGTGGGACTGGGTGGGCGGTCGTTACTCGCTGTGGTCGGCCATCGGTTTGCCGATCGCCCTGGCCATCGGTATGTCGAACTTCAAGGAACTGCTGTCCGGTGCCTACACCATGGACCAGCATTTCCAGAGCGCGCCTTTCGAACAGAACATGCCGGTGCTGCTGGCCTTGCTCGGCGTCTGGTATGGCAACTTCTGGGGCGCGCAAAGCCACGCGATCCTGCCGTACGACCACTACCTGCGCAACATCACCAAGCACTTGCAACAGCTGGACATGGAATCCAACGGCAAGAGCGTGCGCCAGGACGGCACGCCGGTGTCCACCGACACCGGTCCCGTGATCTGGGGCGGCGTGGGTTGCAACGGTCAGCACGCGTATCACCAGTTGCTGCACCAGGGCACCCAACTGATCCCGGCCGACTTCATCGTGCCGATCGTCAGTTTCAACCCGGTGTCCGATCACCACCAGTGGCTGTACGCCAACTGCCTGTCGCAAAGCCAGGCACTGATGCTTGGCAAGACCCGCGCCGAGGCCGAAGCCGAACTGCGTGACAAGGGCATGGCCGAAGCGGACGTGCAGAAACTCGCGCCGCACAAGGTGATCCCGGGCAACCGTCCGAGCAACACGCTGGTGGTCGAACGCATCAGCCCCCGTCGTCTCGGCGCACTGGTGGCGATGTACGAACACAAAGTCTTCGTGCAGAGCGTGGTCTGGGGCATCAACGCCTTCGACCAGTGGGGCGTGGAGCTGGGCAAAGAGTTGGGCAAAGGCGTCTACAACCGTCTGGTCGGCAGCGAAGAAACCCCGGCTGACGATGCGTCGACCCAAGGGCTGATCAATTACTTCCGTGGTCGTCACCGCGGGTGA
- the acs gene encoding acetate--CoA ligase, whose product MFDISTFPKADAVRRAAQLSQDDYKRLYRQSIEHPTEFWAKQASRFLDWSKPWDTVQRYNLKTGEASWFAGAKLNVSYNCIDRHLEKRGDQIAIIWEGDDPAESAQITYKKLHHHVCRLANVLKSRGVKKGDRVCIYMPMIPEAAYAMLACTRIGAVHSVVFGGFSPDSVRDRILDADCRTVITADEGVRGGKFVPLKEKVDKALQSCPNVSTVIVVERTQGEVNWVEGRDLWYHQALRDVSDDCPPEPMDAEDPLFILYTSGSTGKPKGVLHTTGGYLLQAAMTFKYVLDYRDDEVFWCTADVGWVTGHSYIVYGPLANGATTLIFEGVPSYPSSSRFWQVIDKHHVNIFYTAPTALRSLMREGPEPLKETSRASLRLLGSVGEPINPEAWDWYFNVVGEQRCPIVDTWWQTETGGIMLSPLVSAQRIKPGCATQPMFGVQPVLLDEVGKEIKGAGSGVLAIKSSWPAQIRSVYGDPQRMVDTYFKPYPGYYFTGDGARRDEDGDYWITGRIDDVINVSGHRIGTAEVESALVLHDSIAEAAVVGYPHDVKGQGIYAFVTPMNGTDPSDELKKELLAHVSQEIGSFAKPDLIQWAPALPKTRSGKIMRRILRKIACNELDSLGDTSTLADPSVVQDLVDKRLNQ is encoded by the coding sequence ATGTTCGATATCAGCACGTTCCCCAAAGCCGATGCCGTCCGCCGGGCTGCACAACTCAGTCAAGACGACTACAAGCGCCTGTACCGCCAGTCCATCGAACATCCCACTGAATTCTGGGCCAAGCAGGCTTCACGCTTTCTCGACTGGAGCAAACCGTGGGATACCGTCCAGCGCTATAACCTGAAAACCGGTGAAGCCAGCTGGTTTGCCGGCGCAAAGCTGAACGTCAGTTACAACTGCATCGACCGTCACCTGGAAAAACGTGGCGATCAGATCGCAATCATCTGGGAAGGCGACGACCCCGCCGAGTCCGCCCAGATCACCTACAAAAAACTCCATCACCACGTCTGCCGCCTGGCCAACGTGCTCAAAAGCCGTGGCGTGAAGAAAGGCGACCGCGTGTGCATCTACATGCCGATGATCCCCGAAGCCGCCTACGCCATGCTCGCCTGCACGCGAATCGGCGCGGTGCATTCGGTGGTGTTTGGCGGGTTCTCCCCCGATTCTGTGCGTGACCGGATTCTCGACGCCGACTGCCGTACCGTGATCACCGCCGATGAAGGCGTGCGCGGCGGTAAATTCGTGCCGCTCAAGGAGAAGGTCGACAAGGCGCTGCAAAGTTGTCCGAACGTCAGCACGGTAATCGTGGTCGAGCGCACTCAGGGCGAAGTGAACTGGGTCGAAGGCCGCGACCTCTGGTATCACCAGGCCCTGCGCGACGTCAGCGACGATTGCCCGCCCGAGCCGATGGACGCCGAAGACCCACTGTTCATTCTTTACACCTCCGGCAGCACGGGCAAACCCAAAGGCGTGCTGCACACCACCGGCGGCTATCTGCTGCAAGCGGCGATGACCTTCAAGTACGTGCTCGACTACCGCGACGACGAAGTCTTCTGGTGCACCGCCGATGTCGGCTGGGTCACCGGGCACAGTTACATTGTCTACGGCCCGCTGGCCAACGGCGCGACCACGCTGATCTTCGAAGGCGTGCCGAGTTATCCAAGCAGTTCGCGCTTCTGGCAGGTGATCGATAAACACCACGTCAACATCTTCTACACCGCCCCCACCGCCCTGCGTTCGCTGATGCGCGAAGGTCCCGAACCGTTGAAGGAAACGTCTCGCGCGAGCCTCAGATTGCTCGGCAGCGTCGGTGAGCCGATCAACCCCGAAGCGTGGGACTGGTACTTCAATGTCGTCGGCGAACAACGTTGCCCGATCGTCGATACCTGGTGGCAGACCGAAACCGGCGGCATCATGCTCAGCCCGCTGGTCAGCGCCCAGCGGATCAAACCCGGCTGCGCCACGCAACCGATGTTCGGGGTGCAACCGGTGCTGCTCGACGAAGTGGGCAAGGAAATCAAAGGTGCCGGCAGCGGCGTGCTGGCGATCAAATCGAGCTGGCCGGCGCAGATCCGCAGCGTCTACGGCGACCCGCAACGGATGGTCGATACCTACTTCAAACCGTACCCCGGTTACTACTTCACCGGCGACGGCGCCCGCCGCGACGAGGACGGTGACTACTGGATCACCGGGCGTATCGACGACGTGATCAACGTTTCCGGTCACCGCATCGGCACCGCCGAAGTCGAAAGCGCCCTGGTGCTGCACGACAGCATCGCCGAGGCCGCCGTGGTCGGTTACCCTCACGACGTCAAGGGTCAGGGCATCTATGCCTTTGTCACGCCCATGAACGGCACCGACCCCTCCGATGAACTGAAGAAAGAACTGCTGGCCCACGTCAGCCAGGAAATCGGCAGCTTCGCCAAACCGGACCTGATCCAGTGGGCACCGGCCTTGCCGAAAACCCGTTCGGGCAAGATCATGCGGCGGATTCTGCGCAAGATCGCCTGCAACGAGCTCGACAGTCTGGGCGATACGTCGACCCTGGCTGATCCGAGTGTGGTTCAGGATCTGGTCGATAAGCGCCTGAACCAATAA
- a CDS encoding oxygenase MpaB family protein yields MEFIRSRIETQVMSLTGLSLGKLDLENPKGDPGLFGPDSVSWQVHGDFSSMLIGGISALMLQALHPLALAGVWDHSNFREDMLGRLRRTGQFISGTTFGSRKDADWLIEKVRTIHLQVTGTAPDGRPYAASDPDLLTWVHVAEVSNFLAAHLRYRNPHLSAADQDRYYNEIALIAERLGARDVPRSRQEIAEYLERIRPQLLCDERSREVLRLLLNAPAPSRLAKPFGGLMMQAGIDLLPDWASDMLGVRQSPLQRTLIRASINRSAPMLRWAVRNGSAHRAKRRMGLLI; encoded by the coding sequence ATGGAATTCATCCGCAGCCGCATCGAAACCCAGGTCATGAGCCTCACCGGACTGTCCCTCGGCAAGCTCGACCTGGAAAACCCCAAGGGCGACCCCGGCCTGTTCGGTCCCGATTCGGTGAGTTGGCAGGTTCACGGCGACTTCAGCAGCATGCTCATCGGCGGGATCAGCGCGCTGATGCTGCAGGCCCTGCACCCATTGGCACTGGCCGGGGTCTGGGACCATTCGAATTTTCGCGAGGACATGCTCGGTCGCTTGCGGCGAACCGGGCAGTTCATTTCCGGCACCACGTTCGGCTCGCGTAAAGACGCCGACTGGCTGATCGAGAAAGTCCGAACCATCCACCTGCAAGTAACCGGCACCGCGCCGGATGGCCGGCCTTACGCCGCCAGTGATCCCGATCTGCTGACCTGGGTGCATGTGGCCGAGGTCAGCAACTTCCTCGCTGCGCATTTGCGTTACCGCAATCCGCACCTGTCTGCGGCCGATCAGGACCGTTACTACAATGAAATCGCCTTGATCGCCGAACGCTTGGGCGCCCGTGATGTGCCCCGTTCGCGACAGGAAATAGCCGAGTACCTTGAACGTATTCGCCCACAACTGCTGTGCGACGAACGCAGTCGCGAGGTGTTGCGACTGTTGTTGAATGCCCCGGCCCCCAGCCGTCTGGCCAAGCCGTTCGGTGGGTTGATGATGCAGGCGGGCATCGACCTGCTGCCGGACTGGGCCAGTGACATGCTGGGCGTGCGCCAGAGCCCGCTGCAACGCACGTTGATCCGCGCCAGCATCAACCGCAGCGCGCCGATGCTGCGCTGGGCGGTGCGCAATGGCTCGGCGCATCGGGCGAAGCGGCGGATGGGTCTGCTCATCTGA
- a CDS encoding class I SAM-dependent rRNA methyltransferase: MSSLNQALRAALDHRQDLLAELHQQGTDCYRLFHGSQEGAGGLTIDRYGPQLLVQSFHQALERDALLQLHETINQHLGFETLLVYNDRSRGNSRIDREDTVYRADEAALQDLVGHEWGLNYRVRGRHAGQDPLLFLDLRNTRGWVKEHSKNKSVLNLFAYTCGVGLSAAAGGASEVCNLDFAEGNLAVGRENGLLNPQLPTMQFIQSDYFPAIRQLAGLPISQRRGQKLPSYQRLEQRQYDLVLLDPPAWAKSAFGTVDLLRDYQSLLKPALLTTADNGVLICCNNLAKVSMDDWREQVLRCAEKAGRPVREWTVMKPGGDFPSMDQQPPLKTLILQL; encoded by the coding sequence ATGTCTTCCTTGAATCAGGCGCTGCGCGCCGCCCTCGATCATCGCCAGGACCTGCTTGCCGAACTGCATCAGCAAGGCACCGATTGCTATCGCCTGTTCCATGGCAGCCAGGAAGGCGCCGGCGGCCTGACCATCGACCGCTACGGCCCGCAGTTGTTGGTGCAGAGCTTTCACCAGGCACTGGAGCGCGATGCCCTGCTGCAACTGCACGAAACGATCAATCAACACCTGGGCTTCGAAACCCTGCTGGTCTACAACGACCGCTCCCGGGGCAACTCGCGCATCGACCGTGAAGACACCGTTTACCGGGCTGACGAAGCCGCCCTGCAAGACCTGGTCGGTCACGAATGGGGCCTGAATTACCGGGTTCGCGGCCGCCACGCCGGTCAGGACCCGCTGCTGTTCCTCGACCTGCGCAACACCCGCGGCTGGGTCAAGGAACACAGCAAGAATAAAAGCGTGCTCAACCTGTTTGCCTACACCTGCGGCGTCGGCCTGAGCGCTGCGGCCGGTGGCGCGAGCGAGGTGTGCAACCTCGATTTCGCCGAGGGCAATCTGGCGGTAGGCCGCGAAAACGGTCTGCTCAATCCGCAGTTGCCGACCATGCAGTTCATCCAGTCAGATTACTTCCCGGCCATTCGCCAGCTCGCCGGCCTGCCCATCAGCCAGCGCCGCGGGCAGAAATTGCCGAGCTATCAACGCCTGGAACAACGTCAATACGACCTGGTTCTGCTGGACCCACCGGCCTGGGCCAAGAGCGCTTTCGGCACCGTCGACCTGTTGCGCGACTATCAGAGCCTGCTCAAACCCGCGCTGCTGACCACCGCCGACAATGGCGTGCTGATCTGCTGCAACAACCTGGCAAAAGTCAGCATGGACGACTGGCGCGAGCAGGTTTTGCGTTGCGCGGAGAAAGCCGGGCGACCGGTGCGCGAGTGGACGGTGATGAAACCGGGCGGCGATTTCCCGTCCATGGATCAACAGCCTCCGCTGAAAACCCTGATCCTGCAGCTCTGA
- a CDS encoding DUF748 domain-containing protein: MKPHMPKGLIRAIGALLTALALYSLLGFLILPGIALRVANQQLANYATTPATIQRIELNPFSLEVTLWGLIIGEPGKEQVGFERLYANLQIDSLWTKALHLSDIELDKPKTEILFGKDGKLNLLGLFKIPASEPTPADPNAKPFPLRIERIKLADGVVHFKDDRPSEAIEFLYDKLDFELNNLSTLPEDSADMTLVAIGPNGGQLDWTGNFSLIPIASEGKLKITDGQMKAFWPYVRDALPLVLENGVLNLSTDYKLNLSKETELLLSNVAVSVAPFAINAPDGRPLAKLARLDISDTTVDLAKQQVVVGKIRSNKLETWAALEADGQLDWQKLFASQPSKEATKAKAEPVSTPAAADSPKTPAAPSKPWQVLLKDVQLRDYQVHLADRKAQPAVTLDLNPLNLDLQNFDSLNGSPFTLKLDTGVGKQGKITADGEVNLAPVSARLNVQTKDIDLRVAQSYINPFIRLELRSGMLGSDLAVNLKSTEPLALSVTGRAQIDQLHTLDTLKTRDFLKWQQVVVEGLNYQHGDSLSIDRINLFQPYVRFMINDDRTTNVDDLLIPQPPDSGAKTAAAKPASKDKPLGIHIGGIAINDGSANFADFSLTPNFATAVQQLNGQIGTIDSRQAKPATVDIKGKVDRYAPVTIKGSVNPFDPMASLDIATSFKRVELTTLTPYSGKFAGYRIRKGRLNLDLHYLITKGQLKAENKVVVEQLQLGEKVDSPDAVSLPLKLAIALLKDVDGKISIELPVTGDLNNPQFSVMPIVWQTLRNLIVKAAAAPFKMIGGLVSGGGSEDLGTVSFTPGSSDLSKEAEGSLVKLSQALKERPALRLEIEGTAAASSDGPPIAEQRLEREYQYNYYKMLQRRGDKVPAQASLLQVPDGEKGALLEGIYRTRLKVQPPAEWKDLGKEERTAKMRADVIKFWSTSDVLLRQLGQDRASSIKDYLVDKGQLADDRVYFIDASLGEAESDGKVVTPLHLDAE, from the coding sequence ATGAAGCCACACATGCCCAAAGGATTGATCCGCGCTATCGGCGCCTTGTTGACTGCTCTGGCCCTCTACAGCCTGCTGGGGTTTCTGATTTTGCCGGGCATCGCATTGCGGGTTGCCAACCAGCAACTGGCCAACTACGCCACGACGCCGGCGACCATTCAGCGAATCGAACTCAACCCCTTCAGTCTTGAAGTCACACTGTGGGGCCTGATCATCGGCGAGCCGGGCAAGGAACAGGTCGGCTTCGAACGCCTGTACGCCAACCTGCAGATCGACAGCCTGTGGACCAAAGCGCTGCATCTGTCGGATATCGAACTGGACAAACCCAAGACCGAAATCCTCTTCGGCAAGGACGGCAAGCTCAATCTGCTCGGTCTGTTCAAAATCCCCGCCAGCGAGCCGACGCCGGCCGACCCGAACGCCAAACCGTTCCCGTTGCGCATCGAGCGGATCAAACTGGCTGACGGTGTCGTGCATTTCAAGGATGACCGTCCCAGCGAAGCCATCGAGTTCCTCTACGACAAACTCGATTTCGAGCTGAACAACCTCAGCACCCTGCCCGAAGACAGTGCCGACATGACCCTTGTGGCCATCGGCCCGAACGGTGGGCAGCTCGACTGGACCGGTAATTTCAGCCTGATCCCGATCGCCTCCGAAGGTAAGCTGAAAATCACCGACGGCCAGATGAAAGCCTTTTGGCCCTATGTGCGTGACGCGCTGCCGCTGGTGCTGGAAAACGGCGTGCTGAACCTCAGCACCGACTACAAACTCAACCTGTCCAAGGAAACCGAGCTGCTGCTGAGCAACGTCGCGGTTAGTGTCGCGCCCTTCGCCATCAACGCTCCGGACGGTCGACCGCTGGCGAAACTCGCGCGACTCGACATCAGCGACACCACCGTGGACCTGGCCAAGCAGCAAGTCGTGGTTGGCAAGATCCGCAGCAACAAACTGGAAACCTGGGCGGCGCTTGAAGCTGACGGCCAACTCGACTGGCAGAAACTGTTCGCCAGCCAACCGTCCAAAGAAGCGACCAAGGCCAAAGCCGAACCCGTCAGCACGCCAGCCGCCGCCGACTCGCCGAAAACACCTGCCGCGCCGAGCAAGCCTTGGCAGGTATTGCTCAAAGACGTGCAGCTGCGCGATTACCAGGTGCACCTGGCCGACCGCAAAGCACAACCCGCCGTGACGCTCGACCTGAACCCGCTGAACCTGGACCTGCAGAATTTCGACAGCCTCAATGGCTCGCCTTTTACCCTCAAGCTCGACACCGGCGTGGGCAAGCAAGGCAAGATCACCGCCGATGGCGAGGTCAATCTGGCCCCGGTCAGCGCCAGACTCAACGTGCAGACCAAGGACATCGACCTGCGGGTTGCCCAGTCCTACATCAACCCGTTCATTCGCCTCGAACTGCGCAGCGGCATGCTGGGCAGCGACCTGGCGGTCAACCTGAAAAGCACCGAACCGCTGGCGCTCAGCGTGACAGGACGCGCGCAGATCGATCAGTTGCACACCCTCGACACCCTGAAAACCCGCGACTTCCTCAAGTGGCAGCAGGTGGTGGTCGAAGGCTTGAATTATCAGCACGGCGACAGCCTGTCGATCGACCGGATCAACCTGTTCCAGCCCTATGTGCGTTTCATGATCAACGATGATCGCACCACCAACGTCGATGACCTGCTGATCCCGCAGCCGCCCGACTCCGGTGCCAAAACGGCCGCCGCCAAACCCGCCAGCAAGGACAAACCGCTGGGCATTCACATTGGCGGTATTGCCATCAATGACGGCTCGGCCAATTTCGCCGACTTCAGTCTGACCCCGAACTTCGCCACCGCCGTGCAACAGCTCAACGGCCAAATCGGCACCATCGACAGCCGTCAGGCGAAACCGGCGACCGTGGACATCAAAGGCAAGGTCGATCGCTACGCGCCGGTGACCATCAAGGGCTCGGTCAATCCGTTCGATCCGATGGCCAGCCTCGACATCGCCACCAGTTTCAAACGGGTGGAACTGACCACGCTGACCCCCTACTCCGGCAAGTTCGCCGGCTACCGTATCCGCAAGGGCCGGCTCAATCTCGACCTGCATTACCTGATCACCAAAGGCCAGCTCAAGGCTGAAAACAAAGTGGTGGTCGAGCAATTGCAACTCGGCGAAAAAGTCGACAGCCCGGACGCTGTCAGCCTGCCGTTGAAACTGGCGATCGCCCTGCTCAAGGACGTCGACGGCAAGATTTCCATCGAACTGCCGGTCACCGGCGACCTCAACAATCCACAGTTCAGCGTCATGCCGATTGTCTGGCAGACCCTGCGCAACCTGATCGTCAAGGCCGCCGCCGCACCGTTCAAAATGATCGGCGGGCTGGTCAGTGGCGGCGGTTCGGAAGACCTGGGCACGGTCTCGTTCACGCCGGGATCCAGCGACTTGAGCAAGGAGGCCGAGGGTTCGCTGGTCAAGCTGTCCCAGGCCCTCAAGGAACGCCCTGCCCTGCGCCTGGAAATCGAAGGCACCGCTGCCGCCAGCAGTGATGGTCCGCCGATCGCCGAGCAACGCCTGGAACGCGAATACCAGTACAACTACTACAAGATGCTCCAGCGTCGCGGCGACAAGGTGCCGGCGCAGGCTTCGTTGCTGCAAGTACCGGACGGCGAGAAAGGCGCGCTGCTGGAAGGCATCTACCGCACCCGCCTGAAAGTCCAGCCGCCCGCCGAATGGAAGGATCTGGGCAAGGAAGAACGCACTGCGAAAATGCGTGCGGACGTGATCAAGTTCTGGAGTACCAGCGACGTGCTGTTGCGGCAACTGGGCCAGGACCGCGCCAGCAGCATCAAGGATTATCTCGTCGATAAGGGCCAGCTGGCCGACGACCGCGTTTATTTCATCGACGCCAGCCTCGGCGAAGCGGAAAGTGACGGTAAGGTGGTGACACCACTGCATCTGGACGCCGAGTGA
- a CDS encoding DUF2845 domain-containing protein: MIRQLLSGLALTLVASQVSAADTLRCGSQLVSVGDRSSEVLQKCGEPVSRDLLGYKRSANRREEFQVEEWTYGPNGGMYQYLRFEGNRLKQITSKRGN; encoded by the coding sequence ATGATCAGACAATTGCTGTCGGGCCTGGCACTGACACTGGTGGCCAGCCAGGTCTCGGCCGCCGATACCCTGCGCTGCGGCAGTCAGCTGGTCAGCGTCGGGGACAGGTCCAGCGAGGTGTTGCAGAAGTGCGGTGAGCCGGTCAGCCGCGATCTGTTGGGCTACAAGCGCAGTGCCAATCGGCGGGAAGAGTTCCAGGTCGAGGAATGGACCTACGGGCCCAACGGCGGGATGTACCAGTACCTGCGGTTTGAAGGGAATCGGTTGAAGCAGATCACCAGCAAGCGCGGTAACTGA